A region from the Ichthyobacterium seriolicida genome encodes:
- a CDS encoding DUF5018 domain-containing protein, with the protein MKTFSFIFIRSIFSFVLLSVFFSSCFKEKKVDPDLNSNLSSENKIISFELINSDNEDKNLRADIPGIVVDSDFTVSLKVPSDAIFEGLKVKVVVSENASISPENGSEVTFDLVSGSNPEVYTKVFKVTAQDGSVQDYAVNITKSLFSDRSITSFVLEKSKNVGKIFSDRIGLIDENATPPTIILQVSDAATLTDLKPTIVKSGNSVSPDNEVAVSFTNNSATDYKVTSGDGQEKIYKVTVIQSLSSNNKISEFAFTKDNANNTGLKLSRSSTGTRASDVIISDSSDGRTGTIAVKASSTATITELLPNITKHERATISPAISAYDYSNSKVYTVTAQDGQTRDYTVSVSKSLSNDKNMTSFIFEHAKNTEKSLNSKDYSAGTINSTPDSDVDININLPYTVSNLNGLKPTIALSHDAIVNPESETPQDFIRGTAKRYVVTAQDGTTKNYDITIPVLQTGVEITSLKIKQSDHSSDSKVRFAPGVTEVEGDISNTGDTYKVDIILDGDDDASVTLKPEITLSAGASVDPTSGTGMEFTYGTAQTYTVTAENGSTRAYSITVKSSNSKLKSFGFKTTTGNNSGTGKIVKDISGVINHTTKTVTVKVPHNAELNALTPEVLGNKGSTVTLKTGGGSANTAQDFSSQKTYTVTAQDGKSTTDYTVNVSNYAEPRIETFKFSATTNSGKKLGGEDIIGVINHNSGDTPGEIILKVPHDAEISDLTPEVVAATTPSGIEVYKESTGTQNANSSNDFSSSDSSPKKYSAVDPAGGRKTYNVKVFKAPAITEFKFTSSANGSASFPSGTTEYTGIVTDNSLTAGTITVTIDNTVTLTSLKPDITVSNGTVSPTDSESKDFSSETTYTVMHSNDSNFTKTYTVSVNKSLKP; encoded by the coding sequence ATGAAGACATTTTCTTTCATTTTTATAAGGAGTATTTTTTCTTTTGTATTGTTATCTGTGTTTTTTTCTTCTTGTTTCAAGGAAAAAAAGGTAGATCCCGACCTTAACTCAAATCTGAGTTCAGAGAATAAGATTATATCATTCGAATTGATTAATTCTGATAATGAAGATAAAAATCTTAGAGCAGATATTCCTGGTATCGTTGTAGATAGTGATTTTACAGTATCGTTAAAAGTTCCCTCAGATGCAATTTTTGAAGGATTAAAAGTCAAGGTAGTCGTTTCAGAAAATGCTAGTATTTCTCCAGAAAATGGATCAGAAGTTACTTTTGATCTAGTAAGCGGTTCTAATCCTGAAGTTTATACAAAAGTATTTAAGGTAACAGCCCAAGACGGTAGCGTTCAAGATTATGCAGTTAATATAACTAAATCCTTATTTAGTGACCGTTCGATTACAAGTTTTGTATTAGAAAAATCTAAGAATGTGGGCAAGATTTTTTCAGATAGAATCGGACTTATAGATGAAAATGCTACTCCTCCAACTATAATCTTGCAAGTTTCTGATGCTGCAACTTTAACTGATCTAAAACCTACAATAGTTAAATCAGGGAATAGTGTTAGCCCAGACAATGAGGTAGCTGTTTCTTTTACTAATAATTCTGCTACAGATTACAAAGTGACTTCTGGGGATGGTCAAGAGAAAATATATAAGGTTACAGTAATTCAGTCTTTATCTTCTAATAATAAAATTTCTGAATTTGCATTTACAAAAGATAACGCCAATAATACTGGATTAAAATTAAGTAGGTCTTCAACTGGGACTAGGGCTAGTGACGTTATAATTAGTGATAGTAGTGATGGCAGAACAGGAACTATAGCAGTAAAAGCATCAAGTACAGCAACTATAACAGAACTGCTTCCTAACATAACAAAGCATGAAAGAGCTACCATAAGTCCAGCTATTTCAGCTTATGATTATAGCAATTCTAAGGTTTATACTGTAACAGCTCAGGATGGTCAAACAAGAGATTATACTGTATCTGTTTCTAAAAGTCTTTCTAATGACAAGAATATGACTTCTTTTATATTTGAGCATGCTAAAAATACAGAAAAGAGCCTTAATAGTAAGGATTATTCAGCAGGAACTATAAATTCTACTCCAGATAGTGATGTAGATATAAATATTAATCTTCCATATACGGTTTCAAATTTAAATGGTCTAAAACCTACTATAGCACTAAGTCATGATGCTATAGTAAATCCAGAAAGTGAAACGCCACAAGATTTCATTAGAGGTACAGCAAAGAGATATGTGGTAACAGCACAAGATGGAACTACTAAAAATTACGATATAACTATTCCTGTATTACAAACAGGAGTAGAGATTACTTCTTTAAAAATTAAACAGTCAGATCATAGTAGTGATTCTAAGGTGAGGTTTGCTCCAGGAGTGACAGAGGTAGAAGGTGATATATCAAATACTGGTGATACTTATAAAGTAGATATAATATTAGATGGAGATGATGACGCTAGTGTAACCCTAAAACCTGAAATAACATTATCTGCAGGCGCTTCAGTAGATCCTACTTCTGGAACAGGGATGGAGTTTACATATGGTACAGCTCAAACTTACACTGTAACAGCTGAAAACGGTAGCACCAGAGCATATAGTATAACTGTAAAATCTTCTAATTCTAAATTAAAATCTTTTGGGTTTAAAACTACAACTGGAAATAATAGTGGCACTGGTAAAATTGTAAAAGATATATCAGGGGTTATAAATCACACTACTAAAACAGTAACGGTGAAGGTCCCACATAATGCAGAGCTCAATGCTTTAACTCCTGAAGTATTAGGGAATAAGGGCTCTACAGTTACACTTAAAACAGGAGGAGGATCTGCTAATACAGCGCAAGATTTTAGTAGTCAAAAAACTTATACAGTTACTGCTCAAGATGGAAAAAGCACTACTGATTATACCGTAAATGTTAGTAACTATGCTGAACCTCGAATAGAGACGTTTAAATTTAGTGCTACTACTAACTCTGGCAAAAAACTTGGAGGGGAGGATATCATAGGTGTCATTAATCATAATTCTGGAGATACACCAGGAGAGATAATTCTTAAAGTTCCTCATGATGCAGAGATTAGTGATTTAACTCCTGAAGTGGTTGCAGCGACTACACCTTCTGGCATTGAAGTATATAAAGAAAGTACTGGCACTCAGAACGCTAATTCTAGCAATGACTTTTCTAGTTCTGACAGCTCTCCTAAGAAATACAGCGCAGTAGATCCTGCTGGAGGCAGAAAAACATATAATGTGAAAGTTTTTAAAGCTCCAGCTATAACAGAATTTAAGTTTACTAGTAGTGCTAATGGATCAGCTAGTTTTCCTAGTGGAACAACTGAATATACAGGCATTGTCACTGATAACAGTTTGACAGCTGGAACTATAACAGTCACAATTGATAATACCGTTACTTTAACATCACTAAAGCCTGATATTACTGTTTCTAATGGGACAGTTTCTCCTACAGATTCTGAATCAAAGGATTTTAGTTCAGAAACTACTTATACCGTGATGCATTCTAATGATTCAAATTTTACCAAAACATATACAGTTAGTGTGAATAAATCACTAAAACCTTAA